A window of Mycolicibacterium holsaticum DSM 44478 = JCM 12374 genomic DNA:
ACACCGGCCACCCCGTCGATGTCGACCAGCGGCTCCGCTGTCGGGGCGTCGGTTTCGACAAGCAGATACACCCCGCGCACCGGCCACCACGGCAGCACGTCGGCCCCGACCTTCACGCGCGGTGCCGCCACCTTGCCGCGCACGGTGTAGACGCCGCGCTGTACCGGAGGTAACAGCGCCAACTTGCGATCGGCGTCACCCAGCGCTGTGGACAATGCGTTGAACCCCTTCAACCCGCTTCGGTCGGTGAAGAAGTACGTCATCACATGGTCGACGGCGTCGAACGCGTCGTGCGTCACGGCGCGCGCGGCCCGGCAGGCCGGTGTCGACACCAACCGCATCGAGGCGCGCACCGCCGATAGCCGGTGCTGCTCGGGCCGGTGGTCCAAGGTGTGCCAGTGCAGGTACTCGGCGTCTGCCCCGTCGGGATGGCGCCGCGCCATCGAGACGAACAGCGTGGTGACGTCGCCGTCTCCGGTGCTACGCACACCATCGACCTGGTCTGAGGGGATACCGGCCAGCGGTTTCACAAGCAGCCTCCTCAATCGCCCGTAGCCAGCTTGATTTCGGGATGACGCGCCTTGGTCATCCGGCGAAACCCGTCGCGCCACGGCACCTTGGTGTGCCCCAGCACCTCGTGCATGCGGGTCACGTCGGGCCACAGCGGCGGGTGGGCGTCGTCGCGGTAGCTGAAGATCGGCTCGATGCCGACCAGCGTGCCCAGATACCTGCAGTACTCCTCGGCGCTGACCGTTTCACTGCCGGCCCAGTTGACGACCACCGGCGGGGTGTCCGCGACCTCCATGGCCTTGATACCGAACTCGACGTAGTCGTCTTCGTAGATCGGGTTGTAGTTGTTCGGCTTGTCGGGGTGAAGAAGGATCGGACTGCGCGCCAGGATCTTCTCGAGACGAGCGGCGGGCGCACCGCCTTCGGGTCCGTACGTCGAACAGATGCGGATGATCGTCAGCGGAACCTGGTACCGGGTGGCGATCCAGGTGCACACTGCTTCGGCGGCGACCTTCGAGAAGCTGTAGTTCGAGCGCAACGGGACACCCGGCGGGTCCGATTCGGTCAGCGGACGCCGACCCTGATAGCCGTAGATCGATCCCGTCGAGCAGAACACGAAACCCTTTGCCCCACGGTACTTGTACAACAGATCTCCGGTGTGCTCGGCATTCGTCCTCACGCATGTGGCCCAGTCGCCGGTACCGTCGTCCACGGCAGCGTGGAACACGTACGTGAAATCGTCGGGCAGCGACGAGAAGTCGCCGGTGCCCATGTCCAGTGCAACCGGTGTGACGCCGGCGTCGGCCAATCGCATGCGGTCGGCCGGACCGCGTAGTCGTGCAGCACCCCACACCTGGTTGTGCTGGGCGAGTGTGCGGGCGATGGGAAAGGCGATCTTCCCCGTCGCGCCGGTGATGAGAATCTTCTCGCCCGAGAGCATCCCTTAGTCATAGCGCATCCCGCCGCAAATGTTAGGCACTTGATACGTTGCGGGTGGCCGCCGCACGTGCGACGCCCTGGCCGGTTCTGCGCCCGGCGGGGCGCGGGGCGGCGAGTTCGCGCAGTGCCGACAGGAACAGGTCATCGATCCGCGGGCTCAAGTCGGCGAGGGCGGCCGCGCTGGCATGGCTCGCGGAGCCGAAGACCCTCTCCAGCGCCTCGGAGCCGGCCGTGGTACCGAGTGAAAGGCACAGACACGCAACACCATCCAAACGCAGCTCTTCGAGTGACTTGTGCGCGTCGGCTTCGGCGTAGCGGCCTTCGTAGCCGTCGTCGTACGGATGCCCATCGGACAACACGAGCAGTAGCCGGTTCGGAGTGCCCGCTTGGGCCTTGAGGATCTCGCCGGCCCCGCGGATCGCCGCGCCGAGGCGCGTGTAGTTGGCGGGTTGCAGTTGGTTCAGCCGGGCCCGGCTGAGGGCGGTGAAGCGCTGGCCGAACGTCTTGATCGCCGGCAGGTGCACGGCATGTCGGCCCTGGGACCGGAACGCGTACACCGCGACGCGGTCACCGAGGTCTTCCAGCGTGGCAGCGATGGTGGCCGCCGCTCGCCGCTGGTGGTCGTGAACCGCCAAGCCGGCCGGATCGGCGTCGGTGGCAGATCCGGACGCGTCGAGCAGGATCAACACCCCCAAGTTCCTGGCGATCTTGCGGTGCTCGCGGTAGATGTGTTCGGGGGGTGAATAGCCACAGCGCAGATCGACGGACAACTCGACGAGCGCCTCGATGTCGAGTTCGTCGCCGTCTGCGCGGCGCCGCAGCACCTTTGGTCCCAACCCGATCCGGGACAGCCGCCGCTGCAGCACGTCGTCGCGTACCACCCCGGCGGCCGCGACGTCGGCGCGCGTCGTCAACGGATAGTCGATGACCCGGCACCAGTCCGGCCGGTACCGGTTCTTGTGGGCGTCCCACTCAGGGTGCAGTGCCCCGCCGACGCCGACCGTGGCGCCGGGGTTGTCGTCGTCGGCGAAGTGGATCCGCGTGGGCATGGGTCGGGCTTGAGGACCTGTGGTGCGCGCCCGCCGTACCGCGCCGACCCGCATTTCGGCGCCGCCGGTGCTGTCTCCCGACGACGTGGATGTGCCGAGCAGTTTACGAAGGAAGTCACCGACCGCCTCGTAGTTGAACAGCGGGTTGTCGAAGAGCTTGAGGATCTTGCTCTCCGTACCGGGCCCGTCGTCGTCATCCTCTGCGGTGTCGGCGTCAGCGTCACTGAACTGCAGGCGCAGGTCGCTTTCGGTAGCCCGACCGCCGGTGAGCGCATCGGTGCTCAGCAGCCGAGCCGGTTTGATCACACCGAACCAGTCCGGCGGATCGGCGGCTTTTCCACGCCCCCTTGCTGTTTCGAGTGAGTCGGCGGCAGATGCTGTGGTCGGCGCCGCGCCGGTGTACAGCGTGGCGGCAAGTGGCAGTCGGCCGACCAGTTCGGTGAGCGCCCGGCGTCCTTCCAGCGCGAGGTACTGGCGAGCCAGCCCCGGCCGTGCGCGCAATCCTCTGACCAGGTCTGGTTCCAGGCTGCCCGCGGCCAGCAGCGCGCCCTGCAGCAGCACCTCCCGCCGCTGCTGTTCGGTGGAGCCGCCCGCGGAGGTGAAGATGACCTGACCGTCGGTGTGCGCGGGCCCGGCGGGCGCCTCGGCCACGTCGACCGACCGGCCGGCCACGAACGAAGCCAGAAGCCGAAAGCGCCCGGGCCCCAGCGGATCGGCGGCACTCACGGCCCAGGCAGCACGGCGTCGACGAGTTCGCCGAGCGCGCGGGCGACATCGCGGTCATCGGTCAGCGCTTCGACGATCGCTGCCTGCACCGCCCTGCGCAGGCCCAGTCCCTCGGCGGCCAGGCCGCCGGCGAGGATGAGCATCCGGGTGGACGACGCTTCGCCGAGCGGTGAGCCGTCGATGTTGCGGATCGCGCTGCCGACGGCCACCAATGCGCGCGCAGTGGCGGAATCGACCCCGGCTTCGTGGGCGACGATCTCGGTCTCGGCCTCCGGCGGCGGGAAGTCCAGTTCGATCGCGACGAACCGCTGCCGCGTCGACTCCTTGATGTTCTTCAGCACACTCTGATAACCCGGGTTGTACGAGATCACCAGCTGGAATCCGGGGGCCGCCCGCAGTGTCGTGGCCAGCCGGTCGACCGGGAGTTCGCGGCGGTGGTCGGCGAGCGGATGGATGACCACGGTGGTGTCCTGGCGAGCCTCCACGATCTCGTCGAGGTAGCAGATCGCGCCGGTCCGCACCGCCCGCGTCAACGGCCCGTCCACCCAGACCGTTTCCCCGCCCTTGAGCAGAAACCGCCCCACCAGGTCCGCCGACGTCATGTCCTCATGGCCTGCCACCGTGATCAGGTCGCGGCCGAGTTCATGCGCCATCGCCTCGACGAACCGGGTCTTACCGCAGCCGGTTGGGCCTTTCAGCAGCACCGGCAGCCCGCGGCGGGCCGCGGCGCCGAACACCTCGACCTCATCGCCGACCGGGCGGTAAAACGGTGCTGCCGAGCGGGTTTCGACCGCCGCGGCACGGTTGTTGGTCGACAACTCATTCGCCCCGTTCGTGTGGCACGACCGGCGGCATCTGCACACCTTCCGGCAGCACGAGCTCACCGTCGGTGTTGATGTAGCCGGAGTGCCTGGTCGGAATCGGCAGCGACGGATCGGGGCACGGCCGGTCGGTGCCGTCACCGCACAGGCCCGAGGTGAAGTACGAACGCTTCTGCACATCCTGGGGCCACGGGTCGGCGTGCGTGGCCATGAACTGCGCGGGAATGATGTAGAAGACGAAGAACGAGGCGCTGATCGCTGCGAAGATCGCCAGGAATCGGACAAGCTGTTGCGTCGCGAAACCGCCTCGCACGTTGTCCAATCCGCGCTCCACCACCGTGCGGCCGCGGTCATCGGTGAAGAACCGCAGGCAGCACAGCGCGGCCTGCACACCGCCCCACATCAGGCCCTCATAGATCGGCCACTGGTAGTAGGTGCCTGCGTTGATCGACAGCGACTGGATGGCGCCGGGGAAGGTGTACATCCCCAGGGGCATCAGGATCAGGCCTTCCATCACGAAGTCGAAGAAGAACGCCCACACGGCCGCGACCGCGATCAGTCCCTTGGTGCCGAGGTTGGGCCAGCGCTGTTGCGCCTTGCGCATGACCCAGCAGCCCAGGATCGTGCAGAGCAGCACACCGAAGGCGTAGCCGGAGACATTGATCCCCAATGGTTCGGCCACCTGGGCGCCCGGGCGTTCGGGGGAGAGCCAACCCGGCACGTGCGGAGCCCACGAACCCATGTTGAACGCCCACGCGTTGTAGGTGCACCAGGTGTTGATGTAGTTGAGCAGCGGATCCTGGAAGAAGAACAACCCGGTGGACACCATGATCATGCCGTCCAAGGTGATGCGTCGTTCGCGCCGCCACGGCCGGATGATGAACCACCAGATGGCGACCGGGAACAGCACCGGCGAGCCGATCTGCCACATCATCAAAGCGACCTTCATAAAGGTCGGCGGGTCCGTCGGACCGGGATCCACCCGCGTGAAGTACGGGCCGGTGATCCACCGGATCCACACGTAGATCTGCAGAAGCAGGATCAGCCCGCCCGCCGTAGCCCAGATCTTGACCCGTATCGAGGGCCGTGCCGTCGGCTCGTCGAGTCGGCCGACGGTGCTCAGCGACTCAGTGGCCGGGGTCTTCTTGCTCGACAGTTCGCTCACAACGCCTCCTCGGTCGCGCACAGCAGCCTCGCGATCCGGGTCAATATACCGATGAGTATCTCGCGAACTCAATGGTTTCTCAGAAACTTGTGGCAGACTTTCGTCATGATCGAGCGGTGGACCCGGGAGCGGCGGCTCGAGCACACCCGATCCCTGCTGTTGGACGCCGCGGAGAATGTCTTTGGCGTAAAAGGTTTCACCGCTGCGACTCTCGACGACATTGCGTTTGCGGCCGGCTATACCAAGGGCGCCATCTACAAGCACTTCGCGACCAAGGAGGACTTGTTCCTGGCCGTCAGCGACCGGTACTGGCGTCGTTACTTCGACAACTTCGCCGAGGTGATGTCTGCGGCCGATCAGGTGGGGGCGCGCGAGCGAGACGAGATCGCCACGCGGTGGCGACAACTGAGCCGTGACCGCGGCGCCGAGCACGCCGCGTTGGGACACGAGTTCACGCTCTACCTGTTGCGCAACCCCGACGCGCGAGAACGCGTGGCCGCCAAGCGGTCAGAAGTGGTCGACGCGCTGGCGAAGTTCATCGTCGACGGCATCGACGCGCTCGGCGGAACCTTGCTGATACCGGCGTTGACGTTCGCGCAGGTGCTCATCGCGACCAGCGACGCGATCGTGCTGGGCAGTGAACTCGACGACGTCGACCTGTACCGGCCGATCGTCGACATGTACGTCTCGGTGATCAAGCTGCCCTGACCCCCGCACCCCGCCCACCCGCAGCCGCCCAGATCGACCTTTTGGCGGGATCTACTCGCACTTTCTCGCCCGTTTGTCCCTTTGGGCAGGAGATGCGCGCCGGGTGTATCAACTACTTGCGATTGTGATGGGGAGCAGATAGCGTCGGCATCGTCGCGTGGACAGGAGAAGTCAATGGCCCGATTCCCCAAACCGCCCGAAGGCAGCTGGACAGAGCACTATCCGGAGCTGGGTACCGAACCGGTGTCCTACGAAGACTCGATCAACCCCGAGTTCTACGAGATCGAGCGTCAGGCGATCTTCAGGCGGGCTTGGCTGAATGTCGGCCGCGTCGAACAACTTCCGCGCAAGGGCAGCTACTTCACCAAGGAACTCAAGGTCGTCAACACGTCGATCATCGTGGTGCGCACCACTTCCGGTGAGGTCAAGGCCTACCACAACATCTGTCGGCACCGCGGCAACAAGTTGGTGTGGAACGACATGCCGCTCGAGGAGACCAACGGTGTGTGCAGGCAGTTCACCTGCAAGTACCACGCGTGGCGCTACGACCTCGACGGCAACCTGACCTTCGTGCAGCAGGAGGGTGAGTTCTTCAACCTCGACAAGAGCCGCTACGGCCTGGTCGGCGTGCACTGCGAGGTGTGGGAGGGCTTCATCTTCGTCAACTTCGCCAAACAACCCGAACAGTCGCTGCGCGAGTTCCTCGGCCCGATGATCACCGATCTCGAGGGCTATCCGTTTGACAAGTTGACCACCAGGTTCTCCTATCGCTCCGAGGTGAAGGCGAACTGGAAGCTCTACATGGACGCGTTCCAGGAGTTCTACCACGCGCCGGTGCTGCACGCGAACCAGTCGCCGACCGCGTACTCGAAAGCGGCTGCCGAGGCGGGCTTCGAGGCGCCGCACTACCGCATCGAGGGTCCGCACCGGTTGGTCAGCACGTCGGGGGTGCGGGCGTGGGAGATGGCAGACGAGATGCGTAAACCGATCGAAGACATCTGTCAGAGCGGGCTGTTCGGGCCTTGGGACAAGCCCGATCTCGGTGAGATGCCGGTTGGCCTCAACCCGGCCAAGTGCGACCCGTGGGGACTGGATTCGTTCCAGCTGTTCCCCAATTTCGTCATCCTGTTCTGGGGCCAGGGTTGGTATCTGACCTACCACTACTGGCCGACGTCGCACAACACGCACATCTTCGAAGGCACCCTGTACTTCCCTCAGGCGCGTACTCCACGTGAGCGCGTCGCACAGGAACTGGCCGCGGTGTCGTTCAAGGAGTACGGCTTGCAGGACGCCAACACGCTGGAGGCCACCCAGTCGATGATCGAATCCCGCGTGCTCGACGACTTCCTGCTGTGTGATCAGGAGGTGCTCATCCGCCACCTCCACAAGGAGACCGCCGCCTGGGTCGACGAGTACCAGCGCAAGACGGCAGGGGTGTAGCTCGATGACCGCGAAGCTGCCTCCCGAATTCGCCGAACTGGAACCGTTTTCGGACTGGTGCCTGGCCACCGAACCGGAGCGCTACGCCAAACGGCTGGCCAGTTCGATGACCGACATGCAGGCGTTCTACGACGCGATCACCGCCCGCGCGGAAGAGGCGCTCACCTACTGCGACAAGTTCACTTTCGACGACATGCCCGAGGACGTGCTCAACCTGATGCGCCTGCTGTACTCGATGATCATGGTGTCCTTTCCGGTGGAGTGCTGGAAGCAGCCGCGGGTGCCCGATTCCGGCGCCTCGACGATCGACTGCGTGTCCGAGCCCGTCCCGTGACCGACGCAGTCACCGTTCTCCGGGCGCAGCGCTGGGCCGACGTCGAGGCCGGCCAGGTGTACTCCCCGGCGGTGCTGGTGATAGCGGGTGACCGGATCGCCGCGGTCAATCCCGTTGAGCTTCCCAAGGATCCAGAGCAGGACATCGACCTCGGCGACGTCACACTGCTGCCGGGGCTGATGGACATGGAGCTGAACCTGCTCATCGGCGGCCCCGGCGGGCCGGCGGGTCTGCCCAGCCCGATGCACGGTGTACAGGACGATCCGGTGTACCGGACGCTGCGTGGTGCGGTCAACGCCCGCACCACGCTGGAAGCGGGTTTCACCACCGTGCGCAACCTGGGACTGATGGTCAAGACCGGCGGGTATCTGCTCGACGTCGCACTGCAACGCGCCATCGACCAGGGCTGGCATGTGGGCCCCCGGATCTATCCGGCCGGGCATGCGGTGACGCCGTACGGCGGACACCTCGATCCCACCGTCTTTCAGCGGCTGGCCCCCGGCATCATGCCGTTGTCGGTCGCCGAGGGCATCGCCAACGGGGTGGACGACGTGCGCGCATGTGTGCGCTACCAGATCCGCCACGGCGCGAAGCTGATCAAGGTGTCGGCATCCGGAGGGGTGATGTCGCACAGCACCGCTCCGGGCGCCCAGCAATATTCCGACGACGAGTTCGCCGCCATCGCCGACGAGGCCCACCGGGCCGGCGTGCGGGTGGCCGCGCATGCGGTGGGCGACAGTGCGATCCGGGCGTGCATCCGGGCCGGTATCGACTGCATCGAGCACGGTTTCCTGGCCTCCGACGAGACCATCCAGATGATGGTCGACCACGGCACGTTCCTGGTGTCGACGACGTATCTGACCGAGGCGATGGCCGTCGACCGGATCGCCCCCGAACTGCGCAAGAAGGCCGAAGAGGTGTTCCCGCGCGCGCAGTCGATGCTGCCCAAGGCGATCGCCGCGGGAGTCCGGATCGCGTGCGGCACCGATGCTCCGGCGATTCCGCACGGCCAGAACGCCAAAGAGCTGTGTGCGCTGGTGTCGCGGGGGATGACGCCGATGCAGGCGCTGCGGGCCGCGACCATCACCAGCGCCGAGCTGATCGAGGCGGACGACGAATTAGGTCGTCTTGCACCGGGATACCGCGCCGACGTGATCGCCGTGCCCGCCGACCCGTCGCGCGACATCACGACCACGCTCGACGTCCGGTTCGTCATGAAGGGCGGCCGCATCTACCGACACGATGGGAGCTGACGTCGTGGCGGAGGAACTCGGCGTGGAACTGGCCGACAACATCCTGTGGCACCTGAAGCAGGCGTGGTACTTCTCCCTGACGGCGGTCAACGATGCGGTGAGTCAGCACGGGGTCAGCACCGCCCAGATCGGCGTGCTGCGTCAGCTCGCCAACGAGCCCGGGTTGTCGGGCGCCGAGCTTGCCCGTCGCCTGTTGATCACGCCGCAGGGTGTGCAGCTGGCGATGAAGGCGCTCGAGCAGCGTGGCCTGGTCGAGCGCAAGCCGGACCCGCAACACGCGCGGATCCTCAAGGCCTACCTGACCCCCGAAGGACGAAAGGTTGCCGCGGCGGTGGTCAGCGATGCGATCGCCGCGCACGAGGCCGTCTTCGGTGTGCTGACCCCCGAGGAGCAGCGCACGCTGCGCGATCTGCTGGCGCGTGTGGTGGAAAAGGGTACCGGCAACACGCTTTTCGACGACCACATCGGCGATTAGGCGCCGGTCAGCACACGGCCCCGCTGAGCACCGTTCGGGTGATGGTCTCGGCGCGGCTGCGGCGGAAGGACCGGCCCTCGTTGAGGATCGCGTAGACGATGCCGCCGACGATCGCGTCTGCGGCCGCCTGGGCAGCTGCGTCGTGCAAACCGGCCACGGCCAACCGGCTTTTCACGCTGTTATGCAACGGCACACTGAAGCCGGCGTACATCCGGGCCTTGGTGTCGTCGTACTCGAGCCCGGCCACGGTGAGGATGCGCAGCATCGCATGTCCTCGCGCGGTGGTGAGCGTGGCCGCCAGTCGGCTTGCCCACCGGGTGAGATCGGCGGTCAGATCCCCGGTGTCGTCCACAGCGCGCAAGATCTTGTCGGCATCCTCGAGCAGCACATCGGCGACCAGCGCGGGCCGGCTCGGCCACCACCGGTAGATGGTCTGCTTGCCGACCCCGGCGCGCGCGGCGACGGCTTCGATGCTCAGCCCGTCGAAACCCCGCTCGAGCAACAGGTCCTTTGTCGCGGTGACGATCGCCACCCGCGACTTCTCGCTGCGACGGCGTGGGGCGCGCGCTTCGGTGACCACTGAACGACTCCGCATCTGACGGCCTTTACAGATGGTGACAGGAACCAGTAATCTTCGCAAGACGAGACGGTTCGTCTCGTCAGGAACGAGAGGTCCGGGTCCCACGAGTGGCGAAGAAGCTTGTCATCGGAGCAAGCGGGTTCCTGGGTTCACACGTCACCAAGCATCTGGTGCAGCGCGGGCAGGACGGCTACGAGGCCGAGGTCGTCGGCGTCGAGACCGCCCACTTCTTCCGCGGGTCACGCCGCGCAATCGGGGTGGCGTGATGAGCCTGGCACTCACCCCGGAACAACGCGAACTCGCCGACTCGCTCGGCCGCTTCGCCGCGCGGCACGCCCCGCTGACGTCGACACGGAAGACCTTCGACGCGGTGGCCAGGGGCGACCTTCCGCCATGGTGGGACGACCTGGTCGCCAACGGTTTTCACGCGGTGCACCTGCCCGAACGCCACGGTGGTCAAGGTGGCGAGCTCGTCGATGCCGGCTGCGTGCTGGAGGCGGCCGGTAAAGCCGCACTGGCCGGTCCGCTGGTGCCGACGGTCACCGCCGGTGCTGTCGCACTGCTCGCGCACCCGTCGCCTTCGGCGCAGAGCCTGCTCACCCAGCTGGCGGCCGGGACACCGGCCGCGGTCATCTTGCCGCAGCACGCATCGTTTCGCGCCCGCGCCGATGGTGATTGCTGGCTGATCAGCGGTGCCTCGGAGGTGACAGCCGGAATCTGTGCTGCCGGCGTCGCCCTGGTTGGCGCCCGCACCGATGAGGGCCGGACGCTTTGGCTGGCCATCGACACCGCGCAGCCGTCGGTCAGTGCCGAACCGCTCGCCGGCACCGACCTGCTCACCGATATCGGCGTCCTGCGACTCGACGATCACCCGGTCGCCGCATCCGTGACGCTGGAGGGGATCGACGCCGACCGCGCGGAATTCGTCGCGGTCGCGCTCGCCGCGTGTGTGGCCACCGGTATCACCCGGTGGTGCGTCGAGGCGGTGACCGAGCACCTGCGCACCCGTGAACAATTCGGCACACCGATCGGGACATTCCAAGCGCTGCAACACAATGCCGCGATGCTGCTGGTTAGCACCGAACTGGCCGAAGCCGCGACGTGGGACGCCGTGCGGGCCGCGCACGAACCCATCGACCAGCACCAGATGGCTGCGGCCGGCGCGGCCCTCATGGCGGTGCTGCCGTGCCCGGGCCTCGTGCTCGACACGCTGACGATGTTCGGAGCCATCGGCTTCACCTGGGAACACGACCTGCACGTTTTCTGGCGCCGGGCGACCAGCCTGGCCGGCTCGGTCGGCGCCAGAAGCGGTTGGGCGCGGCGACTGGGCGAGGTGACCGTGCACGGTGAACGGGACTTCTCGGTGGACCTCAAGGATGCCGAAGCCGAGTTCCGGTCACGGGTCGCTGAGACGCTGGACGCGGCCGCCGCCAAACGCAACGACGGGCCCGGTAAGCAGGGCGACTATGAGCATTTCGCCACCGGAGCACAGCGCACGATCATCGCCGAGGCCGGGCTCATCGCACCGCAGTGGCCCCGACCGTGGGGCCTGGACGCCACACCGTTGCAGCAGCTCATCGTCGACGAGGAGTTCAGCAGGCGCCCGGGGCTGGTCCGCCCGTCGCTGGGGATCGCCGAATGGATTCTGCCGTCGATCATCCGGGCCGGCTCAACAGACCTGCAGCACCGGTTGATCCCGCCGACGATCCGTGGCGAGCTCGCGTGGTGTCAGTTGTTCAGCGAGCCCGGCGCGGGTTCGGATCTGGCCGCACTGACCACGCGCGCGATCAAGGTCGACGGCGGCTGGCGGATCACCGGGCACAAGATCTGGACGTCGTCGGCGCACCGCGCCGATTACGGAGCGCTGCTCGCTCGCACCGACCCGGAGGCCCGCAAACACCGCGGGCTCGGCTATTTCATCGTCGACATGGCGTCGGCGGGTATCGAGGTGCAGCCGATCCGGCAGGCCAGCGGCGAGACGGAGTTCAACGAGGTCTTTTTGACCGACGTGTGGGTGCCCGACGAGATGCTCCTCGGTGCGCCCACCGGAGGCTGGGGCCTTGCCATCGCGACGATGGCCGAAGAGCGTTCGGCAATCAGCGGGTACGTCCAGTTCGACCGGGCGGCGGCGTTGCGGCGGCTGGCGGCGTCGCAGCACGAGACGCGCGACGACCTGGTGCGGGAACTGGGCGAGCTCGACGCCTACGCGCACGCGATCAAGGCGCTGGGGGTGCGCGAAACCATCCGACTGCTCGACGGCGAAAGCGCCGGTGCGGCCTCGAGCGTCGCCAAGATCGCGATGAACGAGCTGTTGCGCCGCACCTTCGCCACCACGCTGGGATCGACGGGGCGGTTGGCGATGGTCGCCGAATCCGATCCGCCCGTCGCGCAACCGTATCTGCGGGTGCCCGCCGAACTCATCGGCGGCGGCACCAAAGAGATCCAGCTCAACATCGTCGCGCAGATGATCCTCGGCTTACCGCGCAAATAGCCGTCAACCACAGCGAAGGACCAACATGGGATTACGGGGCGAAGCCGCCATCGTCGGGTACGTCGAGCTGCCACCCGAGCGGATGAACAAGGCGTCTCCCGCGCCGTTCACACTCGAGCAGTGGGCCGAACTCGGCGCGGACGCGCTCGCCGACGCGGGCCTGTCGGGGGAGCTCGTCAACGGCATCGTCACCTCGCATCTCGGCGAATCCGAGATCTTCGTACCGTCCACCATCGCCGAATACCTCGGCATCGCAGCTAATTTCGCTGAACTCGTCGACCTGGGCGGGGCCAGCGCCGCGGCCATGGTGTGGCGTGCCGCGGCTGCGATCGAGCTGGGGCTGTGCGATGTCGTGCTGTGCGCGTTGCCGGCGCGCTACATCACGCCGATGTCGGACAAGAAGCCCAAGGCGCTCGTCGACGCGGTGTTCTTCGGCTCGTCAAGTAACCAGTACGGCTCTCCGCAGGCGGAATTCGAGATACCGTACGGCAACCTCGGGCAGAACGGTCCGTACGGTCAGGTCGCCACCCGTTACGGTGCGGTGTACGGCTACGACGAACGGGCGATGGCCAAGATCGTCGTCGATCAACGGGTC
This region includes:
- a CDS encoding metal-dependent hydrolase family protein — translated: MTDAVTVLRAQRWADVEAGQVYSPAVLVIAGDRIAAVNPVELPKDPEQDIDLGDVTLLPGLMDMELNLLIGGPGGPAGLPSPMHGVQDDPVYRTLRGAVNARTTLEAGFTTVRNLGLMVKTGGYLLDVALQRAIDQGWHVGPRIYPAGHAVTPYGGHLDPTVFQRLAPGIMPLSVAEGIANGVDDVRACVRYQIRHGAKLIKVSASGGVMSHSTAPGAQQYSDDEFAAIADEAHRAGVRVAAHAVGDSAIRACIRAGIDCIEHGFLASDETIQMMVDHGTFLVSTTYLTEAMAVDRIAPELRKKAEEVFPRAQSMLPKAIAAGVRIACGTDAPAIPHGQNAKELCALVSRGMTPMQALRAATITSAELIEADDELGRLAPGYRADVIAVPADPSRDITTTLDVRFVMKGGRIYRHDGS
- a CDS encoding acyl-CoA dehydrogenase, with product MSLALTPEQRELADSLGRFAARHAPLTSTRKTFDAVARGDLPPWWDDLVANGFHAVHLPERHGGQGGELVDAGCVLEAAGKAALAGPLVPTVTAGAVALLAHPSPSAQSLLTQLAAGTPAAVILPQHASFRARADGDCWLISGASEVTAGICAAGVALVGARTDEGRTLWLAIDTAQPSVSAEPLAGTDLLTDIGVLRLDDHPVAASVTLEGIDADRAEFVAVALAACVATGITRWCVEAVTEHLRTREQFGTPIGTFQALQHNAAMLLVSTELAEAATWDAVRAAHEPIDQHQMAAAGAALMAVLPCPGLVLDTLTMFGAIGFTWEHDLHVFWRRATSLAGSVGARSGWARRLGEVTVHGERDFSVDLKDAEAEFRSRVAETLDAAAAKRNDGPGKQGDYEHFATGAQRTIIAEAGLIAPQWPRPWGLDATPLQQLIVDEEFSRRPGLVRPSLGIAEWILPSIIRAGSTDLQHRLIPPTIRGELAWCQLFSEPGAGSDLAALTTRAIKVDGGWRITGHKIWTSSAHRADYGALLARTDPEARKHRGLGYFIVDMASAGIEVQPIRQASGETEFNEVFLTDVWVPDEMLLGAPTGGWGLAIATMAEERSAISGYVQFDRAAALRRLAASQHETRDDLVRELGELDAYAHAIKALGVRETIRLLDGESAGAASSVAKIAMNELLRRTFATTLGSTGRLAMVAESDPPVAQPYLRVPAELIGGGTKEIQLNIVAQMILGLPRK
- a CDS encoding TetR/AcrR family transcriptional regulator, with product MRSRSVVTEARAPRRRSEKSRVAIVTATKDLLLERGFDGLSIEAVAARAGVGKQTIYRWWPSRPALVADVLLEDADKILRAVDDTGDLTADLTRWASRLAATLTTARGHAMLRILTVAGLEYDDTKARMYAGFSVPLHNSVKSRLAVAGLHDAAAQAAADAIVGGIVYAILNEGRSFRRSRAETITRTVLSGAVC
- a CDS encoding MarR family winged helix-turn-helix transcriptional regulator codes for the protein MELADNILWHLKQAWYFSLTAVNDAVSQHGVSTAQIGVLRQLANEPGLSGAELARRLLITPQGVQLAMKALEQRGLVERKPDPQHARILKAYLTPEGRKVAAAVVSDAIAAHEAVFGVLTPEEQRTLRDLLARVVEKGTGNTLFDDHIGD